The window TTTGCGGCAACGGTTCGGCTTCCCAGAGCAGCGCGCGCGCGGGGTGCTCGACGAGGAGGGCCTCGAAGGCCACCCACTCCGACTCGCTGGGGTTCACATCGGGTTCCCAATGCAGCGCGCGAGCATCCAGGTGGTAGCGCGCGACCAGATACTGGTAGCTGGGATGGGAGAAAAGGAGGGGGACACCGTCCAACCGTTTCGCAGCGGCCACGAGGCGGCTGTCGAGCGCCGTCAGTTCTCCCGTCACTTGCTCAAAGCGGGTACGGATCGCCGCCTCATCTTCGGGTAGCGCGCTCACCAACGCTTCGGTGATCGCGCGTCCCTGCTCGACAGCCAGCGTGGGGTCCAACCAGGTCGTGTGCGCCCACCCCTGGTGGGTGTGCTCGCCTTCCGGCCCGTGGCCGTGTGTGCTTGCGTCGTCGATGGAAATCCAGCGGTCCGCGAAGGCTGCGGAGGTGTCAACCATTCGCGAATGCGGCAGCGCCGCACGGCTTACCCAGCGAGCGTAACCGGCTCCGTTCAAAACTATGAGATCGGCCCGCTGGTAGGCGGCGACCGTCTCCGCATCCGGTGACCAGAAGGCCGGGTCCACGTCCGCGGGCGACGGAAGAACCACCGCGACGAACTCTCCGCCGATCCGTTCCGCGAGCCAGGCGAGGGGATAGTTGACCGCGTAAACGACGAGCCGCTCATCCCGATCGCCAGTGAACTCTGGAGATATCGCTGTTTCGCTGCACGCCGCAAGCATGAGGGCAGTCGCGAGGCTAGCGGCGGCGCGCTTGTAGAATCGTCCTGAGATCACGGAGTCTCCGAAAGCCAACCGCTGGCTCTCGAAGCTTCATCAGTTGGCGCGGGTCCTG of the Myxococcales bacterium genome contains:
- a CDS encoding zinc ABC transporter substrate-binding protein → MISGRFYKRAAASLATALMLAACSETAISPEFTGDRDERLVVYAVNYPLAWLAERIGGEFVAVVLPSPADVDPAFWSPDAETVAAYQRADLIVLNGAGYARWVSRAALPHSRMVDTSAAFADRWISIDDASTHGHGPEGEHTHQGWAHTTWLDPTLAVEQGRAITEALVSALPEDEAAIRTRFEQVTGELTALDSRLVAAAKRLDGVPLLFSHPSYQYLVARYHLDARALHWEPDVNPSESEWVAFEALLVEHPARALLWEAEPLPQTAARLEALGVRSLVYDPCADAPEKGDFLSVAGANAQALEEAAGMRQGGY